CAGACTCCCAGCACTTACCGTGCACGTAACCGCCGGAAAACACGTAGTCGACTACCTAGATTAGCCCCCTCGGGCCACGAGAAGCAGTCACCCGAAAACAGTGCGTGTTGACGATCTTCTCGACTTCCCCGGCACCGGACGCCACGGCTCCCCTGCCCCGCGTCACCCGGGCACGGCCGCCCCGCCTTCCGCTGCGCGAAGTTCCCGCGGCACGGGACGCGCGAGCACTCGAGCGGAACGCGCTGCACTCATCCGGTGATCCGTGTCGGCAAAACTGCCATCCTGGGAACATGACCGATGAACGCAATGTACTCGGCGAACCGCTCGAGCAGTGCGGTACCGATCCGGTGACCGGCTTCTACCGCGACGGGTGCTGCACCTCCGGGTCGGAGGACACCGGCAACCACTCGGTGTGCGCCGTGGTGACCAGGGAATTCCTCGAACAGCAACGGGAGGCGGGCAACGACCTCACCACCGCCCGGCCGCAGTACGGCTTCGCGGGCCTGCAGGCGGGGGATCGCTGGTGCGTGTGCGCCGCGCGCT
The sequence above is a segment of the Actinopolyspora saharensis genome. Coding sequences within it:
- a CDS encoding DUF2237 family protein, with product MTDERNVLGEPLEQCGTDPVTGFYRDGCCTSGSEDTGNHSVCAVVTREFLEQQREAGNDLTTARPQYGFAGLQAGDRWCVCAARWLEAYRAGAAPPVVLAATHERAVEVVPLESLREHAVDVPADPSALT